ACGGGAGCAGCCGCCTTCGAGTTCGAGGACGGGGCGCGACTGGTGTGCGAAACGATCGCGGCCTACGAGTCCGACACCCTGGAAGACGTGCGCGTGATCGCCTACTCGCCAGCGAAGTACCGACTGCTCGAAGACATCGCCGGGGAAGTACGCGGCGACTGATCTTTCACTCGCGTGCCGGACGTCGCCGGTGGCCGGTCGTTTGACAATACCTGAGCCGAAACGTCTAGACGATGGTCGATCCAGTCGCGGACCCGCTGGCGGAAGTCGTTCTCCACTTGCTGGTCGCGTTCGGACTGGGCGCGCTGATCGGGATCGAGCGCGAGCAAAGCGAGTCCGCGGGCGCGATTGCCGGCAGTCGCACCTTCCCGCTCTTCGCGCTGTACGGCGCGCTCGTCTGGGGTTTCTTTCCCGATGCCTTCCCGTTCGCGCTCGCCATGCTCGCGGTCCCACTGACGGTCGCGTACGTCGCCCGGGTCGTCTACGAGGGCGATATCGGGCTCACGACGGTCGCGGCCGCGCTGCTGACCGTATTGCTCGGCGCGATGACGATGCACTCCCAGCAGGCGGCCACGCTCGCAGTCGTCGTCGGCGGCGCAGTCACCGTCTTGCTCACGGTCAAAGATCCGATCCACGAGTTCGCCGACCGGATCGAGCGACGCGAACGGCTCGCTTCGGCGAAGTTCGTGCTCGTGGTACTCGTGGTCCTGCCCGCGCTTCCGGATCGAGAGGTCGAGGCGCTGTACGGTCTCAACCCCCGGTTCGTCTGGCTGATGGTCGTGTTCGTCACCGGGCTCGGGTTCGTCGCGTACGTGCTCGGGCGCGTGCTGGGGACGGAACGCGGGATCGCGATCACGGGCGTCGTCGGCGGGTTCGTCTCCTCGACGGCGACGACCGTCTCGATGGCCGAAAAGACCGTCGAGAACGCGACGCTGTATCACGTCTGTGGCTTCGCTGTCGTCACCGCCTCGATCGTCATGTTCCCGCGGGCGCTGATCGAAGTCGCGGTCGTCAACCCCGAGCTACTGCCACACGTGGTTCTCCCGCTGGGCGCGATGACGCTCGTCGGCGCGGTCGCCGCAGTCGTGCTGTACTGGCGGACGACCGCCGAGGAGACCGTCGAGGCCGAGGAACTCGAGAACCCGTTCCGACTCAGGCCGGCGCTTCTGTTCGGCGCGATCTTCGCCGTCGTCCTGCTGGTCTCGGAGTACGCGAACGAGTGGTTCGGCGCGTCGGGAATCTACGCGACGGCGTTCTTCTCGGGACTGGCCGACGTCGACGCCATGACGCTCACGCTGAGCCGACTCGCCGCTGACGGAACCGTCGAGCCGGCGGTCGCAACGACCGGCATCGTCATCGCGGCCGTCGCCAACACGTTCGTCAAGGCCGCGCTGGCGTGGGCGCTCGGGACGCGAAAGCTCGGCCAGCTCGTGACGCTCGTGCTGGGAATCGTCGTCGTCAGCGGCGTGGCGTTGCTGGCTGTCGTCGTGTAGGGGTCTCGACTCGATGGGGCGACAGCTATCGCTCTCGCAACCGCACCTCGCGGGCGGCGTACGGTTCCAGAAACGGATCGATCCCGCCGCCGCCGTTTCCGACCGCGTACCGCTGTCCGTCTACCTCGAAGACGAGACTGTTCTCCATGGGGAACTCCGCGGTCGGGTCGCCGACGAGGCTCTGACGGACGTCGACGATCGACACGTCCTCGAAGCGCTCTCGCCCGCCGGAGTCGGTCCGTTCGACGAGGAGATCGGCCGCCAGTTCGCGGCCGGCCTCGCGGTGGAGGGCGGCGTTCGTCACGGCCGTCCGGAGGTGGTCGTATCTCGACGGGAGCGGGTCCGGCTCCGAACGGAAGACCGTCTCGCCCATCGGCCAGACGTTGCTGATCAGGTTGCCATAGAAGCCGCTGGCGACCTCAGGCTGGGCGAACGCGAGCGCGTACTCCTCGCCGTGGCGGCCGCTGAGCACGTCGTAACTCCCCATCACCCCCGTCCGCTCGTCCGCGATGACGAACACCGGCGGGGTCGCTTCCCAGACCCGAAGGACGTTCGCGTATCTGTCCGCCTCGGCGAGCCCGTCGGCGGTCTCGGCGGCGTCGGGGCCGAGCAACAGACAGTAAACGAACACCCCTCGATCGACGGCGTCGGCCAGCGCTCCGGCGAGGTGTTCGAACTCCGAGGCGGGCACGACGACGAACGCCTCGTGGTCCGCCGTCTCGATGGCGCTGCGGGCGCGCCGGCGGACGGTCGCCCGCGAGTGGACGACCTCGAACTCCGCCCGCCCCGCGCCGCCGGCGTACTCGGCTTCGATCGCGGACTCCAGGTCGTCGATCCGGCCGGTCAGTCCGTCGATCGCTGCCTCGGGTTCGCGAGCCCGGATGGTCGTCGGCGAGGTGCTCTCGTCGACCGCCACGAAACCCCGGTCGGCCAGCGTCTCGACGACCTCGTAGACGTACCCCTGTGAGACGCCCGCGGCGTCGGCGATCTCGCCCGTCGTCGCCGAGCCGGCTCGGAGAATCGCCCGATACACGTCGATCTCGGTCGGGGAAAGCCCGAACGCAATCAGGTGCTTCCGGAGTGGGTCCCCACTCATTGGAAACATATTCATCGACTATTCCAAAATACTTTTCTCACTTTCGCCGGGAGACTGAGACATGGCACAGGCAAACGACGGGAGCGACCGGGGCGTGCTCACGTCCCGGCGGCTGTGGACGGCCGCGATCGTACTGTTCGTCGCGCTCGAGGGGCTCGGACTGCAGATGCGCGGTCCGCTGTTGCCGATCTTTGGGGATCAGTGGGGGATCAGCGAGGGGGCGCAGGGGCTGGTCAGTCCGGCCGGGACGCTCGGGTTCGCGGTGACGATCCTTATCGCCGGGGCGATCGCGGGCCGGATCGACACCCGCCGGTACTTCCTGGGCGGGATCCTCGTCACGATCGTCGGCGTGGTCGGGATGGCGCTGGCCCCGTTTTTCGTCGCGTATCTCGGCTTCCTGCTGCTGCGCGGACTCGGGACCGGTGTCTCACGCGGGCTGGATCGGCCGCTTTTGAGCCACCTCTATCCGAACGCCCGAGGTCGGGTGTTCAATCTCTACGACATGGCGTGGGCGATCGGCGCGGCGGCGGGCCCGGTCGTGTTGAGTATCGCCGTCGCAATCGGCGACTGGCGATATGCCTACGGTGCGCTCGCGGTCGCGTTCGGTCTCGTCGCCGCGCTCGTCTGGCACCTCGAAACGCCCGCCGACGACGCCGAGGAGGAACTCGATCTCTCCGCCGCGGGTGGTCTCGTGCGGACGCCCGCAGTGGCGGCCACGATCGTCGGGCTGGTCTTTCACACCGGGCTCGAAGGGGGGATGTTCCTCTGGTTACCGACCTTCGGCCGCGACATCGCCGGGCTCAGTTCGACGCGCGCGAACCTCCTGTTGAGCGCGTTCACCGTCGCGTACATCCCCGGCCGGTTCGTCTACACGCTCATCGCCGAGCGCGTTCCCTACGGTCCGCTGGTCGTCGCCCTCGAAATCCTGATCGTCCCCGTCTTCCTCTGGACGTTCTTCGTCGCGGAGGGCCCGATCGTCTTCGCCGGGGTCGCGCTCCTCGGCGTGCTCGTCTCGGGGATCTTCCCGACGCTGCTGGCGTTCGGAACCCAGGCCGCACCCGAATACAGCGCCCCGATCAACGCGATCTCGACCTCGACGGCGTCGGTCAGCATGGCGATCGTCCCGGTCGCGATGGGCGCGCTGGCCGGTGTCTACAGTATTCGCACCGCGATGTGGGTCCCGCTCGCGCTGACCGTCCTCGTCGCGCCGACCGTCCTGATCGCCAGACGGATCGATCCGAACATCTAGGGGCGACCAGACACACTCTTTGGGCCGGCCCGCCTTGGGTCACAATATGACCGACCGGACCGCAGCCGTCACACGCGAGACGGCCGAGACCGAGATCGAAGTGACGCTCGACGTCGACGGCGACGGCGACGCGACGATCGACACGGGAATCGGCTTTCTCGATCACATGCTCGAATCGTTCGCGACCCACGGGCTGTTCGACCTGACCGTCACCTGTGATGGCGATCTGGAGATCGACGATCACCACACCGTCGAGGACGTCGCGATCACGATCGGCGAGGCGCTCGAACAGGCGCTGGGCGACAAGCGCGGGATCGTCCGGTTCGCCGACCGGCGGGTGCCGCTCGACGAGGCCGTCGCGGGGATCGTGCTGGACATCTCCGGGCGACCCCACTTCGAGTTCGACGGCGAGTTTTCCCAGGCGTCGGTCGGCGAGTTGACCAGCCACATGGCTCAGCACTTCCTGCGCTCGCTCGCGATGAACGCCGGGCTGACGCTGCACGCAGAGGTCACCGGCGAGAACGCCCACCACGAGATCGAGGCGCTGTTCAAGTGCCTCGCTCGCGCGCTCGACGACGCCACCCGGATCGACGAGCGACGGGCCGACGTCGCCAGCACGAAGGGCACGCTCTAGGCTGTTAAACTCCGGTGGAGCCATCCCGGGGATCCGAGAGGGCAAGTCGTATGTCCGTCCCGGGCGACCGCCCGAGCATGGAACCGCTCAATCGGATGGCGACCGAGCTGGTCGACGAGGCGATAGACTTCGCCGACGAGCTCGCGATCGCTGTCAAGCAGCTCGATTCGGAAGCGACGGTGCTCGACTTCGGCGTGGGCGTCCCCGGCGGGATCGAGGCCGGACTGATGCTCGCGGAGATCCAGACGGCCGGGCTGGCGACGCTCGATTCGACGCTCGGCGAGATCGACGACACGCCGCGGACGCACGTCGAGCTCTCGACGGACTACCCCGGGCTCGCGCTGCTGGGCGCACAGAAGGCGGGCTGGGAGGTCAGCGTCGAGGGCTTCGAGGGGCTGGGCAGCGGCCCGGCCCGGGCGCTGGTCGCCGAGGAGGAGGAGTACGCGCGACTGGGCTATCAGGACGACTTCGAGTTCGCGGTGCTGGCGCTGGAAGCCGACACGCTGCCGGACGACCCGGTCGTCTCGGAGGTCGCCGATCGGGCCGGCGTCCCCGAGAGCGGCGTGTTCCTGCCGACCTACGCCACCGCGAGCCTGACCGGCAGCGTCGCCGCGGCGGCCAGGGCGGCGGAGCTGGCCCTGTTCCGCCTGCTGGAACTGGGCTACGACCCGCTGGACGTGCTCTCGGCGTCGGCGTCGGCCCCGGTCGCGCCCGTCGCCAGCGAGGAGTCCACTGCGATGGCCCGCACGACCGACGCGCTCGCGTACGGCGGGCAGGTCCATCTGGTCGTCTCCGAACCGTTCGACCGCTTCGACGAGGTCGTCTCGACCGCGGGCGAGGCATACGACGAACCGTTCGAGGCGATCTTCGAATCTGTCGAGTGGGCCCACGAGGAGTTGGCGACGGCGCTGTTCGGTCCCGCGCAGGTGACCGTCGACGTCGTCGGGGGCGACACCCATATCTACGGACAGCGGCGCGAGGACCTGCTCGCGGAAAGCTTCGGTCTGTAGCCCGACCCGCTGTCGTATCCGACTGTCGACACCGAAATTCGACTGTCGAGACTCTGATTCGACCGCCAGTGGCGGGAAGTATTTTGCCGGCCGGGTCGAACGGCGCGTATGGCCGAGCAACTCCGACCGGGCGTGTGGCTGCTGGACGTCGGGCTCGTTCGGCCGGTGAACACCAACAGCTACCTCGTCGACGACGGGACGGTGACGCTGATCGACACGGGGCTGTGGGTCAACTGCCCGTCGTTACACTCGGAACTCGCCGCGGCCGGATACGACCCGTCCGACGTCGACCGCGTCCTGCTCACCCATTACGACCTCGATCACACGACGGGGCTCGGACGTCTCGAACCCCGGTTCGACGGCCCGGTCTACATCGGCCACCGGGACTACGACCTCGCCACCGGGGGGTTCGATCCGCCGCTCGTCCACCACAAGGGACTGTTCCATCGGCTCGTCCGGCCGTTCTTTCCGATTCCCGCCGGCGACGTCCGCCCGGTCGCGGACGGCGATCGGATCGGCGAGTTCACAGCGTTCGACACCCCCGGACACAACCCCGGGCACGTGGCGTACGTCCACGACAGCGGCGCGGCGTTCGTCGGCGACTTGCTGTGGGGGAGCAACGGCGGGCTCGCGATGCCGGTCTGGCTGGACAGCTACGACATGGACGAACTCCGGGAGAGCGTCGTCGACTTCTACGCCCGTGCCCCGCCGTTCGAGGTGCTCGCGATGGGGCACGGAACGCCGATCACGACCGACGCACGAGCGGTCTACCGCGACCTGATCGACCGTCTGTGATCGGTCGGGAACCAGCTGTTCCCGGAGCCGAACGTCACGTCTTTC
This window of the Halapricum desulfuricans genome carries:
- a CDS encoding TrmB family transcriptional regulator, which translates into the protein MSGDPLRKHLIAFGLSPTEIDVYRAILRAGSATTGEIADAAGVSQGYVYEVVETLADRGFVAVDESTSPTTIRAREPEAAIDGLTGRIDDLESAIEAEYAGGAGRAEFEVVHSRATVRRRARSAIETADHEAFVVVPASEFEHLAGALADAVDRGVFVYCLLLGPDAAETADGLAEADRYANVLRVWEATPPVFVIADERTGVMGSYDVLSGRHGEEYALAFAQPEVASGFYGNLISNVWPMGETVFRSEPDPLPSRYDHLRTAVTNAALHREAGRELAADLLVERTDSGGRERFEDVSIVDVRQSLVGDPTAEFPMENSLVFEVDGQRYAVGNGGGGIDPFLEPYAAREVRLRER
- a CDS encoding MFS transporter; translation: MAQANDGSDRGVLTSRRLWTAAIVLFVALEGLGLQMRGPLLPIFGDQWGISEGAQGLVSPAGTLGFAVTILIAGAIAGRIDTRRYFLGGILVTIVGVVGMALAPFFVAYLGFLLLRGLGTGVSRGLDRPLLSHLYPNARGRVFNLYDMAWAIGAAAGPVVLSIAVAIGDWRYAYGALAVAFGLVAALVWHLETPADDAEEELDLSAAGGLVRTPAVAATIVGLVFHTGLEGGMFLWLPTFGRDIAGLSSTRANLLLSAFTVAYIPGRFVYTLIAERVPYGPLVVALEILIVPVFLWTFFVAEGPIVFAGVALLGVLVSGIFPTLLAFGTQAAPEYSAPINAISTSTASVSMAIVPVAMGALAGVYSIRTAMWVPLALTVLVAPTVLIARRIDPNI
- a CDS encoding MBL fold metallo-hydrolase gives rise to the protein MAEQLRPGVWLLDVGLVRPVNTNSYLVDDGTVTLIDTGLWVNCPSLHSELAAAGYDPSDVDRVLLTHYDLDHTTGLGRLEPRFDGPVYIGHRDYDLATGGFDPPLVHHKGLFHRLVRPFFPIPAGDVRPVADGDRIGEFTAFDTPGHNPGHVAYVHDSGAAFVGDLLWGSNGGLAMPVWLDSYDMDELRESVVDFYARAPPFEVLAMGHGTPITTDARAVYRDLIDRL
- the mch gene encoding methenyltetrahydromethanopterin cyclohydrolase, yielding MEPLNRMATELVDEAIDFADELAIAVKQLDSEATVLDFGVGVPGGIEAGLMLAEIQTAGLATLDSTLGEIDDTPRTHVELSTDYPGLALLGAQKAGWEVSVEGFEGLGSGPARALVAEEEEYARLGYQDDFEFAVLALEADTLPDDPVVSEVADRAGVPESGVFLPTYATASLTGSVAAAARAAELALFRLLELGYDPLDVLSASASAPVAPVASEESTAMARTTDALAYGGQVHLVVSEPFDRFDEVVSTAGEAYDEPFEAIFESVEWAHEELATALFGPAQVTVDVVGGDTHIYGQRREDLLAESFGL
- a CDS encoding MgtC/SapB family protein; this encodes MVDPVADPLAEVVLHLLVAFGLGALIGIEREQSESAGAIAGSRTFPLFALYGALVWGFFPDAFPFALAMLAVPLTVAYVARVVYEGDIGLTTVAAALLTVLLGAMTMHSQQAATLAVVVGGAVTVLLTVKDPIHEFADRIERRERLASAKFVLVVLVVLPALPDREVEALYGLNPRFVWLMVVFVTGLGFVAYVLGRVLGTERGIAITGVVGGFVSSTATTVSMAEKTVENATLYHVCGFAVVTASIVMFPRALIEVAVVNPELLPHVVLPLGAMTLVGAVAAVVLYWRTTAEETVEAEELENPFRLRPALLFGAIFAVVLLVSEYANEWFGASGIYATAFFSGLADVDAMTLTLSRLAADGTVEPAVATTGIVIAAVANTFVKAALAWALGTRKLGQLVTLVLGIVVVSGVALLAVVV
- the hisB gene encoding imidazoleglycerol-phosphate dehydratase HisB: MTDRTAAVTRETAETEIEVTLDVDGDGDATIDTGIGFLDHMLESFATHGLFDLTVTCDGDLEIDDHHTVEDVAITIGEALEQALGDKRGIVRFADRRVPLDEAVAGIVLDISGRPHFEFDGEFSQASVGELTSHMAQHFLRSLAMNAGLTLHAEVTGENAHHEIEALFKCLARALDDATRIDERRADVASTKGTL